The Christiangramia salexigens genome includes the window GGTAGAAAGATTTCCAACCGTAAACCATAAGGTTAGGGTCAAAACGACTACCTTGAGAAGCATCTTCTGTAGTTGGTACTACAAGATCACCTGTACCATCTTGGTTAATGTCTCCTGAAAGGAATCCATTACCAGGTCCATTTCCATAATAAGGACCATAACCTTGACCATATTCAGTCTGGTATTCAGCAAAAGTATCTGGGTCATAATTCCCTACCATGATAGAAGAATTAATTGTTACGCCAATTCCTTTTGAAGTAGCTCCTTTTTTGGTTGTAATGATCACAGCTCCGTTTGCAGCTCTTGATCCGTAAAGTGCAGTTGCCGCAGCACCTTTAAGTACGTTTACACTTTTAATGTCATCAGGGTTAATGTCTGATGCAGCATTACCGTAATCAAATCCGTTGCTACCTCTTTCCTGACTGCTTGTGTTGAAAGTACTGTTGTTAACCGGCACTCCGTCAATTACGAATAAAGCCTGGTTGTTACCTGTAATAGAAGAATAACCTCTAATTACAACGTTAGAAGAACCACCTAATGTAGAACTCTTTTTAATGTCAAGACCTGAGATCTTACCAGATAAAGAGTTTACAAAGTTTCCTTCTTTTGCCGTGTTCACCTCGGTTCCATCTACTTCCTGAGTAGCGTATCCAAGAGATTTCTTATCTCTGGAAATACCAAGGGCAGTCACAACTACTTCGTCAAGTTGTGCTGAATCGGCTTCAAGTACTACATCCAGCTTGTCGTTGTTGTATACAGGATACTCAGCAGTTTTTAAACCTACAAATGAGTAAACTAATACATCGCCAACTTCAGCTTCTATGCTGTAGTTACCATCAAAATCTGTTTGCACTCCTGTGGAGGTGCCTTTAACGACGATATTTACTCCCGGAAGTGGAATACCGTCCTCGTCGGTAACGGTTCCGGTAACCGTCTGTTGTTGCGCAAAGGTCATTTGCACCACGAACGCCAGCAAAAGCGTTAAAATACTACTAAACTTTGTTTTCATTTTTAAAATTTGTTTGAATTAGCCAGCGCCAAAATTGGGTAGAATTAAAGATTAATCCAAGGATATCAAGGGCTTAGAAACCCCTTAACATTTTGAGGTACTGGGAGACAGTAGGGTATAAGATATATTTAACACTATTTAAGTAAATAGCTGTTTTTCAGGACTTAGTTATTAAAAAAATGAAAAATCAGGAATCCTTCTGTGAGAGATTAAAAGATTATTAAACTAAACCTTAAAAGTTTTGAAGATTAATGTTAAAAGAGGTATGGTGTGAAATTATGTTTACCACCTTAAATGTAGGCAGGTCTTAAGAAAGCTAAATTTCTGAAAAATAAGTAATTCGAAATTTGAATAATATTTATTTATTTCTACCTTTGCAGACCCTTAAAATTAGGGGAGTAAATTTTATTAATAATTAGTGTATAGGAAATTATGCCAACAATTTCACAATTAGTACGAAAAGGAAGAGCCAAAATAACCAAGAAGAGTAAATCGGCTGCTTTGGATTCGTGCCCTCAAAGGAGAGGGGTTTGTACACGTGTGTATACTACCACTCCTAAGAAACCAAACTCGGCTATGAGAAAAGTAGCAAGGGTAAGGTTGACCAATGGGAAAGAAGTTAACGCTTATATCCCTGGTGAAGGACACAATCTACAAGAGCACTCGATAGTATTGGTTAGAGGTGGAAGGGTAAAGGATTTGCCTGGTGTTAGATACCACATTGTTCGTGGTGCGTTAGATACTGCCGGTGTAGAAGGTAGGACTCAGCGTAGATCTAAGTACGGTGCGAAACGCCCTAAGAAGTAATTAAAAACTTTTAATGTAAAGAAATGAGAAAAAGACAGGCGAAAAAAAGACCTCTTTTACCAGATCCAAAATTTAACGATCAGCTCGTGACACGTTTTGTGAACATGATGATGTGGGATGGTAAAAAATCGGTTGCCTTTAAAATTTTCTATGATGCTATAGACATTGTAGAGCAAAAGAAACAAGACGAAGAGAAATCTGGATTAGAAATATGGAAGGATGCTCTTTCAAACGTTATGCCTCACGTTGAAGTGAGAAGTAGACGTGTTGGGGGTGCGACTTTTCAGATTCCAATGCAGATAAGACCAGACCGTAAGGTGTCTACTGCTATGAAGTGGTTAATTAGTTTCGCACGTAAGAGAAATGAAAAAGCTATGGCTGCTAAATTAGCTGCCGAGGTTCTTGCTGCTGCGAAAGAAGAAGGAGCTGCTGTTAAGAAAAGAGTAGATACTCATAAGATGGCCGAAGCTAACAAAGCATTCTCTCACTTTAGATTCTAAAACAACATGGCACAAAGAGATTTAAAATTTACTAGAAATATCGGAATTGCAGCTCACATTGATGCGGGTAAAACCACAACTACTGAGCGTATCCTATATTATACAGGTATTAGTCACAAGATTGGAGAAGTTCATGACGGTGCTGCTACTATGGACTGGATGGAGCAAGAACAGGAGCGTGGTATTACCATTACTTCTGCTGCTACTCACTGTACCTGGCCTTATAGAGATCAGGAATATACCGTGAATATTATCGATACTCCAGGTCACGTTGACTTTACTGTAGAGGTAGAGCGTTCATTACGTGTGCTTGATGGTGTTGTTGCATTGTTCTCTGCAGTAGACGGGGTTGAGCCTCAGTCTGAAACTGTATGGAGACAAGCTGATAAATATAGAGTTCCACGTCTAGGGTTTGTTAATAAAATGGACCGTCAGGGAGCTGATTTCTTCAATGTATGTCGTCAGGTAAAAGAAATGCTTGGTGGTAACCCGGTACCTCTTCAGGTTCCAATTGGAGATGAAGTTGACTTTAAAGGTGTGGTTGATCTAATTTCTAAGAAAGCAATTATCTGGAATGATGAAGATCATGGTATGACCTATGATACTATCGACATTCCTGCTGAATTAGAAGCTGATGTAAATAAATACCGTGCAGAATTAGTAGAAGCGGTTGCAGAATATGATGAGGCTTTAATGGAGAAGTTCTTCGAAGATGAGAACTCTATTACTGAAGATGAGATCATCGCTGCATTAAGAGCTGCTACTATAGATATGAGCATCATTCCAATGATGTGTGGTTCTGCATTTAAAAATAAAGGTGTTCAGGCAATGCTTGACGCTGTAATGCGTTACCTTCCTTCTCCGGTAGACGTTGAAGCAATTGAAGGTACTAATCCTGATACAGGAAAAGAAGAAAGCCGTAAGCCAAATGTGGATTCTCCATTCTCTGCGCTTGCATTTAAAATTGCTACCGATCCTTTCGTAGGCCGTTTAGCATTCTTCCGTACGTATTCAGGAACTCTTGAGGCTGGTTCTTACGTATTGAACGTACGTTCAGGTAAGAAAGAGCGTATCTCTAGAATTTACCAGATGCACTCTAATAAGCAAGAGCCTATAGATAAGATCGAGGCTGGAGATATTGGAGCTGCTGTTGGATTTAAGGATATTAAGACAGGTGATACTCTTACAGATTTGAACCACCCTATTATTCTTGAATCAATGACTTTCCCTGCGCCGGTAATCGGTATCGCTGTTGAGCCTAAAACTAAGGCCGATGTTGAGAAAATGGGAATGGCTCTTGGTAAGTTAGCTGAAGAGGATCCAACTTTTACTGTTAAAACAGACGAAAATTCTGGTCAGACAATTATCTCTGGTATGGGTGAGCTTCACCTTGAGATCATTATTGATCGTATGAAGCGTGAGTTTAAAGTAGAAGTGAATGTTGGTGAGCCTCAGGTAGAGTACAAAGAAACTGTAACTAAAAGCGCTAACCACAGAGAGGTTTATAAGAAACAATCTGGTGGTCGTGGTAAGTTTGCCGATATCATTTTCGATATGGGGCCTGTAGATGAAGATTTCGAAGGTGATGGGCTTCAGTTCGTAGACGAAATTAAAGGTGGACGTATTCCTAAAGAATTTGTTCCTTCTGTACAGAAAGGATTCCAGGAGGCTATGAAGAATGGTCCTCTTGCAGGATTTACGATGGATAGCTTAAAGGTTGTTCTTAAGGATGGATCTTTCCACCCTGTGGATTCTGATCAGCTTTCTTTCGAATTGGCTGCAAAAATGGGTTACAAAGCTGCTGCTAAATCAGCCGGAGCTGTTATCCTTGAGCCAATCATGAAGGTAGAAGTTGTAACTCCAGAAGAAAACATGGGTGATATTGTTGGTGACCTTAACAGAAGAAGAGGTCAGGTAAACAACATGTCAGATAGATCTGGAGCGAAGGTAATCAAAGCTGAAGTGCCACTTTCTGAAATGTTCGGATATGTAACTACATTAAGAACACTTTCATCTGGTAGAGCAACTTCAACTATGGAATTCTCTCACTATGCTGAAACTCCTTCTAATATTTCTGAAGAAGTGATCAAAGCAGCTAAAGGAGCAGCAAACGAATAATCTTAAGGAAATGAGTCAAAAAATCAGAATAAAACTAAAATCTTACGATCATAACCTGGTAGACAAGTCTGCAGAGAAAATCGTAAAAACCGTAAAAACTACGGGTGCTGTTGTTACCGGACCAATTCCGTTACCAACAAATAAAAAAATCTTTACTGTTCTTCGTTCACCTCACGTGAATAAGAAATCCAGAGAGCAGTTCGAGTTAAGCTCTTATAAGAGATTGCTTGATATCTATAGCTCTTCTTCAAAAACGATTGATGCGTTGATGAAGCTTGAATTGCCAAGTGGTGTAGAGGTAGAGATCAAAGTGTGATAAAACAGTTCCGCGCACTTCGGTGCGCGGTTAACATGTCCGGCGCGTTTCGCAAAGGAAAAACGGTGAAAAATACAATTCAGGGCTGAAGTGTGTTTTTCAGCCCTTAGTTTTTTAAATAAGTAAACAATTAATAATTAATTAAATATGTCTGGGTTAATAGGAAAAAAGATCGGCATGACCAGCATTTTCGACGAGAATGGGAAAAACATCCCTTGTACCGTGATTGAAGCTGGACCATGCGTGGTTACCCAAGTCAGAACCAAAGAGGTTGACGGGTATGAAGCACTTCAACTTGGTTTCGATGACAAGAAGACTGTAAATAAAGCTGCTGAAGGGCACGCTAAAAAAGCAGGAACCGTTGCAAAACGTAAAGTCGTTGAATTCCAGGGTTATAATGAAGATTACAAATTAGGTGACTCTGTTACCGTGGAGCATTTCAAAGAAGGTGAATTTGTGGATATCGCAGGTACATCTAAAGGAAAAGGTTTCCAGGGTGTTGTAAAGAGACACGGTTTTGGAGGAGTTGGACAGGCCACTCACGGTCAGCACAACAGATTGAGAGCTCCCGGTTCTATTGGTGCAGCTTCTTATCCTGCGAGAGTATTCAAGGGAATGAAGATGGCCGGAAGAATGGGCGGTGATAGAGTAAAAGTTGAAAACCTTAAAGTTTTGAAGGTTGTGGCAGATAAGAATCTTTTAGTAATAAAAGGTTGTGTGCCAGGACATAAAAACTCATACGTAATCATTAGTAAGTAATGGAAGTAGCAGTTTTAGATATAAAAGGAAAAGAAACAGGCAGAAAAGCTCAGCTTTCTGATTCTGTTTTCGCTATAGAGCCTAATGAGCACGCTGTTTATCTTGATGTTAAACAATACCTGGCTAACCAACGTCAGGGAACTCATAAAGCTAAAGAAAGAGCAGAGATCTCCGGGAGTACCCGTAAGATCAAGAAACAAAAAGGTACTGGTACTGCGAGAGCAGGTAGTATCAAGTCTCCTATCTTTAAAGGTGGTGGACGTGTTTTTGGACCAAGACCAAGAAATTACGGTTTTAAATTAAACAAAAACCTTAAGCGTCTTGCAAGAAAATCTGCGCTTTCAATAAAAGCAAACGATAAGGCAATTATCGTAGTAGAAGATTTTTCATTTGATACCCCAAAAACCAAGAACTTCATTGATGTTCTAAAGGCTTTAGGGATAGATAGTAAAAAATCTCTTATAGTATTGGGTGACTCAAATAAAAACGTATATTTGTCGTCGCGCAATTTAAAATCCTCAGAAGCGATAAGTAGCTCAGAATTAAGTACTTACAAAATTCTGAATGCTAAAAATATCGTTATTTTAGAGGGTTCATTAGAAGGAATTGAGTCGAAATTAAGTTAATAAACCGTTATGAGCATCTTGATTAAACCTGTTATTACAGAAAAAGCTACTGCAGATAGTGAGATGAACAATCGTTTCACATTTGTAGTGAGTAACAAGGCAAATAAGATTCAGATCAAAGACGCGATCGAATCTGCTTATGGCGTGTCTGTTACTAATGTTCGAACCATGAACGTCCGTCCTGATCGTAAAACCAGATTCACAAAATCTGGAATGATCACTGGTAAAACTAAGGCTTATAAGAAAGCAGTAGTACAGGTGGCGGAAGGTGAAACAATTGATTTATACAGTAATCTTTAAGATTAAACAATGTCAGTTAGAAAATTAAAACCAATTACACCTGGTCAGCGTTTTAGAGTAGTTAATGGGTATGACGCCATTACTACTGATAAGCCGGAGAAAAGCCTATTGGCGCCGATAAAAAAATCAGGTGGTAGAAACAGTCAGGGTAAGATGACCATTCGCTACAAAGGTGGTGGTCACAAAAAACGTTACCGAATTATCGATTTTAAACGTGACAAGCAGGGGATTCCTGCAACTGTTGCGTCTATAGAATATGATCCGAACAGAACTGCCTTTATCGCATTATTGAATTATCAGGATGGTGAGAAAAGGTATATTATTGCTCAAAATGGGCTTCAGGTAGGTCAAAATGTAGTTTCTAGCAATGAAGCTGCTGCTCCTGAAATTGGTAATGCTATGCCATTGGCAAACATTCCTCTTGGTACTGTGATCTCTTGTATAGAGCTAAGAGCTGGACAAGGTGCTGTAATGGCGCGTAGTGCAGGTGCTTTTGCTCAATTATTGGCAAGAGAAGGAAAATATGCGACGATTAAATTGCCTTCAGGTGAGATTAGAAGAATCTTATCTACTTGTATGGCAACTATTGGAGCTGTTTCCAACAGTGATCATCAGTTATTGATTTCTGGTAAGGCCGGTAGAAAACGCTGGTTAGGTATCAGACCAAGAACTAGACCTGTAGCGATGAACCCAATCGATCACCCAATGGGTGGTGGTGAAGGTAGAGCTTCAGGAGGTCACCCACGTTCTAGAAAAGGTCTTCCTGCAAAAGGATTCAAGACCCGTTCAAGAACAAAAGCGAGTAATAGATATATTGTAGAACGTAGAAAGACTAGAAAGAAATAATAAGATATGGCACGTTCATTAAAAAAAGGACCTTTCGTTCATTACAAACTGGAACAAAAAGTGGCTCAGAACATCGAGTCAGGAAAGAAAGCCGTGATCAAAACCTGGTCTAGAGCTTCTATGATAACTCCAGACTTTGTAGGGCAAACTATAGCAGTGCATAACGGGAAGCAATTTGTACCTGTATATGTGACTGAAAACATGGTAGGTCATAAATTAGGAGAATTTTCACCAACACGTTCTTTCAGAGGGCATGCAGGTGCGAAAAATAAAGGTAGAAAATAATTGAAGCTATGGGAGTTCGTAAAAGAGAAAGAGCAGAGCAAATAAAAGAAGCCAAGAAACAGGTAGCTTTTGCAAAGTTAAATAACTGCCCTACTTCGCCTAGAAAAATGCGTCTAATGGCGGATTTAGTAAGAGGTGAAAAAGTAGAAAAAGCGCTTCATATTTTGAAATTCAGCAAGAAAGAAGCATCAAACCGTTTAGAGAAGCTATTGCTTTCTGCGATTGCTAACTGGCAGTCTAAGAACGAAGAGGCTAATCTTGAAGAAGCTGAGTTATTTGTGAAAGAGATTCGTGTAGATGGAGGAAGTATGTTGAAAAGACTTCGTCCGGCTCCACAGGGTCGTGCACACCGAATTAGAAAGAGATCCAATCACGTTACATTAGTGCTTGGAGCAAACAATAATACACAAAGCTAAGAGAGTATGGGACAAAAGACAAATCCAATCGGAAATCGCCTTGGTATCATTAGAGGTTGGGAGTCCAACTGGTACGGAGGTAATGACTACGGTGACAAGTTAGCCGAAGACGATAAGATTAGAAAGTATATCCATGCTCGTTTATCTAAAGCGAGTGTATCGCGTGTAATCATCGAGCGCACGCTTAAGCTTGTAACCGTTACTATCACCACTGCCAGACCTGGTATCATTATCGGAAAAGGTGGTCAGGAGGTAGACAAGCTTAAGGAAGAGCTTAAAAAGATTACCGACAAAGAAGTTCAAATTAACATCTTTGAGATTAAGAGGCCTGAACTTGACGCGCATTTAGTAGCGGCAAGTGTTGCTAGACAAATTGAGAATCGTATCTCTTACCGTCGTGCAATTAAGATGGCTATCGCGGCTGCTATGAGAATGAATGCCGAAGGGATCAAAATTGAGATCTCCGGTCGTTTAAACGGTGCTGAAATGGCACGTTCAGAATCATACAAAGATGGTAGGATACCTTTGTCAACTTTTAGGGCTGATATTGATTATGCTTTAGTTGAAGCTCATACTACTTATGGTAGATTGGGAATTAAAGTATGGATCATGAAAGGTGAGGTATACGGAAAAAGAGAGCTTTCGCCTCTAGTTGGCCTTGCTAAGAATCAAGGAAAGAAATCCGGTGCCGGACGTGGAGGAAACAAATCCCGTCGTAGAAAGTAATTTTTTAAAGTAAAGAAAAATGTTACAACCTAAAAGAACAAAATACCGTAAGCAACAAAAAGGCCGAATGAAGGGTGTGTCTCAAAGAGGACACCGTCTTTCAAACGGAACCTTCGGAATCAAATCAATGGATTCCAGCTTCGTGACCGCACGTCAAATTGAAGCAGCACGTATTGCCGCTACTCGATATATGAAAAGAGAGGGTTCTATCTGGATCAAAATTTTCCCAGATAAGCCTATCACTAAGAAACCTCTAGAGGTTCGTATGGGTAAAGGTAAGGGTGCCGTGGAATATTGGGCAGCCGTTGTAAAACCAGGAAGAATTATGTTTGAAATTGGTGGAGTACCGATGGATATAGCTAAAGAGGCATTGCGTCTTGCAGCTCAAAAACTTCCTGTGAGAACTAAATTTGTTGTAGCGAGAGATTATCAAGAATAATTTTTGAATTATGAAACAATCAGAAGTAAAAGAATTGTCTGTTGCAGAATTGCAAGAAGAGCTTGGTAAGTCTCGAAGAGCTTATTCAGATTTAAAAATGGCTCATGCTGTTTCGCCATTGGAGAACCCAATACA containing:
- the rpsL gene encoding 30S ribosomal protein S12 — translated: MPTISQLVRKGRAKITKKSKSAALDSCPQRRGVCTRVYTTTPKKPNSAMRKVARVRLTNGKEVNAYIPGEGHNLQEHSIVLVRGGRVKDLPGVRYHIVRGALDTAGVEGRTQRRSKYGAKRPKK
- the rpsG gene encoding 30S ribosomal protein S7, with the protein product MRKRQAKKRPLLPDPKFNDQLVTRFVNMMMWDGKKSVAFKIFYDAIDIVEQKKQDEEKSGLEIWKDALSNVMPHVEVRSRRVGGATFQIPMQIRPDRKVSTAMKWLISFARKRNEKAMAAKLAAEVLAAAKEEGAAVKKRVDTHKMAEANKAFSHFRF
- the fusA gene encoding elongation factor G yields the protein MAQRDLKFTRNIGIAAHIDAGKTTTTERILYYTGISHKIGEVHDGAATMDWMEQEQERGITITSAATHCTWPYRDQEYTVNIIDTPGHVDFTVEVERSLRVLDGVVALFSAVDGVEPQSETVWRQADKYRVPRLGFVNKMDRQGADFFNVCRQVKEMLGGNPVPLQVPIGDEVDFKGVVDLISKKAIIWNDEDHGMTYDTIDIPAELEADVNKYRAELVEAVAEYDEALMEKFFEDENSITEDEIIAALRAATIDMSIIPMMCGSAFKNKGVQAMLDAVMRYLPSPVDVEAIEGTNPDTGKEESRKPNVDSPFSALAFKIATDPFVGRLAFFRTYSGTLEAGSYVLNVRSGKKERISRIYQMHSNKQEPIDKIEAGDIGAAVGFKDIKTGDTLTDLNHPIILESMTFPAPVIGIAVEPKTKADVEKMGMALGKLAEEDPTFTVKTDENSGQTIISGMGELHLEIIIDRMKREFKVEVNVGEPQVEYKETVTKSANHREVYKKQSGGRGKFADIIFDMGPVDEDFEGDGLQFVDEIKGGRIPKEFVPSVQKGFQEAMKNGPLAGFTMDSLKVVLKDGSFHPVDSDQLSFELAAKMGYKAAAKSAGAVILEPIMKVEVVTPEENMGDIVGDLNRRRGQVNNMSDRSGAKVIKAEVPLSEMFGYVTTLRTLSSGRATSTMEFSHYAETPSNISEEVIKAAKGAANE
- the rpsJ gene encoding 30S ribosomal protein S10, encoding MSQKIRIKLKSYDHNLVDKSAEKIVKTVKTTGAVVTGPIPLPTNKKIFTVLRSPHVNKKSREQFELSSYKRLLDIYSSSSKTIDALMKLELPSGVEVEIKV
- the rplC gene encoding 50S ribosomal protein L3 → MSGLIGKKIGMTSIFDENGKNIPCTVIEAGPCVVTQVRTKEVDGYEALQLGFDDKKTVNKAAEGHAKKAGTVAKRKVVEFQGYNEDYKLGDSVTVEHFKEGEFVDIAGTSKGKGFQGVVKRHGFGGVGQATHGQHNRLRAPGSIGAASYPARVFKGMKMAGRMGGDRVKVENLKVLKVVADKNLLVIKGCVPGHKNSYVIISK
- the rplD gene encoding 50S ribosomal protein L4 translates to MEVAVLDIKGKETGRKAQLSDSVFAIEPNEHAVYLDVKQYLANQRQGTHKAKERAEISGSTRKIKKQKGTGTARAGSIKSPIFKGGGRVFGPRPRNYGFKLNKNLKRLARKSALSIKANDKAIIVVEDFSFDTPKTKNFIDVLKALGIDSKKSLIVLGDSNKNVYLSSRNLKSSEAISSSELSTYKILNAKNIVILEGSLEGIESKLS
- the rplW gene encoding 50S ribosomal protein L23, with the translated sequence MSILIKPVITEKATADSEMNNRFTFVVSNKANKIQIKDAIESAYGVSVTNVRTMNVRPDRKTRFTKSGMITGKTKAYKKAVVQVAEGETIDLYSNL
- the rplB gene encoding 50S ribosomal protein L2, translated to MSVRKLKPITPGQRFRVVNGYDAITTDKPEKSLLAPIKKSGGRNSQGKMTIRYKGGGHKKRYRIIDFKRDKQGIPATVASIEYDPNRTAFIALLNYQDGEKRYIIAQNGLQVGQNVVSSNEAAAPEIGNAMPLANIPLGTVISCIELRAGQGAVMARSAGAFAQLLAREGKYATIKLPSGEIRRILSTCMATIGAVSNSDHQLLISGKAGRKRWLGIRPRTRPVAMNPIDHPMGGGEGRASGGHPRSRKGLPAKGFKTRSRTKASNRYIVERRKTRKK
- the rpsS gene encoding 30S ribosomal protein S19, translated to MARSLKKGPFVHYKLEQKVAQNIESGKKAVIKTWSRASMITPDFVGQTIAVHNGKQFVPVYVTENMVGHKLGEFSPTRSFRGHAGAKNKGRK
- the rplV gene encoding 50S ribosomal protein L22; amino-acid sequence: MGVRKRERAEQIKEAKKQVAFAKLNNCPTSPRKMRLMADLVRGEKVEKALHILKFSKKEASNRLEKLLLSAIANWQSKNEEANLEEAELFVKEIRVDGGSMLKRLRPAPQGRAHRIRKRSNHVTLVLGANNNTQS
- the rpsC gene encoding 30S ribosomal protein S3, whose translation is MGQKTNPIGNRLGIIRGWESNWYGGNDYGDKLAEDDKIRKYIHARLSKASVSRVIIERTLKLVTVTITTARPGIIIGKGGQEVDKLKEELKKITDKEVQINIFEIKRPELDAHLVAASVARQIENRISYRRAIKMAIAAAMRMNAEGIKIEISGRLNGAEMARSESYKDGRIPLSTFRADIDYALVEAHTTYGRLGIKVWIMKGEVYGKRELSPLVGLAKNQGKKSGAGRGGNKSRRRK
- the rplP gene encoding 50S ribosomal protein L16 → MLQPKRTKYRKQQKGRMKGVSQRGHRLSNGTFGIKSMDSSFVTARQIEAARIAATRYMKREGSIWIKIFPDKPITKKPLEVRMGKGKGAVEYWAAVVKPGRIMFEIGGVPMDIAKEALRLAAQKLPVRTKFVVARDYQE
- the rpmC gene encoding 50S ribosomal protein L29, translating into MKQSEVKELSVAELQEELGKSRRAYSDLKMAHAVSPLENPIQLRTVRRDIARLATELTKREQQ